The following are encoded together in the Bradyrhizobium genosp. L genome:
- a CDS encoding helix-turn-helix transcriptional regulator: protein MNFAENLPERLLDLIYDAAADETLWSDVLVHVAQLTASVNGVLFGQVVGESKVYFNHHTLSREECLRAYRERYVRNPYSLYMDQQLKGAMVRSDEVTTLSELKKTGFYHEVLRPQQVAHAAMVSLAKQSGFTVVFHLCRGERQGPFEEQQMALLRRLLPHMRRAIDLGFRLEQYKSLQRENAPALDRLAAGIIVLDRSARIILANKAARLLGSADGPLRLRNGMVSAFAVSAARRLDDLIQAVLRGQPTATMSMPHPDDGRLITLFVSSVRSRDIDRLRALNPQQAAVMIFVLDPAGPAELPAASLMDIWQLTQAEARAALGAARGLGIAQIARQLGISPNTVKTHLRHVFAKTGVRSQVELAGLVAPLRLFGAEPSGSASGGDAGNLCRP from the coding sequence ATGAATTTTGCTGAGAATTTGCCGGAACGGCTGCTCGACCTGATCTACGATGCTGCCGCGGACGAGACGTTGTGGTCCGACGTGCTCGTGCATGTCGCACAACTCACGGCGAGCGTGAACGGTGTATTGTTCGGCCAGGTCGTCGGCGAGAGCAAAGTTTACTTCAACCATCACACGCTGTCGCGAGAAGAATGCCTGCGCGCCTACCGCGAACGGTACGTGCGGAATCCGTACTCGCTTTACATGGACCAGCAGCTGAAGGGGGCGATGGTCAGGTCGGACGAAGTCACCACGCTGTCCGAGCTGAAGAAGACCGGCTTCTATCACGAGGTGCTTCGCCCGCAGCAAGTCGCCCATGCAGCCATGGTCTCGCTTGCCAAGCAAAGCGGCTTCACCGTCGTGTTCCATCTGTGTCGCGGTGAGCGGCAAGGGCCGTTCGAGGAGCAGCAGATGGCGCTGCTGCGCCGCCTCCTGCCGCACATGCGCCGCGCGATCGACCTCGGCTTTCGTCTGGAGCAATACAAGTCGCTGCAGCGAGAAAATGCGCCGGCGCTGGACCGCCTGGCGGCCGGCATCATCGTGCTGGATCGCTCGGCCAGGATCATTCTGGCGAACAAGGCCGCGCGGCTGCTCGGCTCGGCGGACGGTCCGCTGCGGCTGCGCAACGGCATGGTTTCGGCGTTTGCGGTGAGCGCCGCTCGGCGGCTCGACGACCTGATACAGGCTGTGCTGCGGGGCCAGCCGACGGCGACCATGAGCATGCCCCATCCCGACGACGGGCGGCTGATCACCCTGTTCGTCTCGTCGGTGCGCAGCCGCGATATCGACCGTCTGCGGGCGCTCAACCCGCAGCAGGCGGCGGTGATGATCTTCGTGCTTGATCCCGCCGGCCCGGCCGAATTGCCGGCGGCCTCGCTGATGGACATCTGGCAGTTGACGCAGGCGGAGGCGAGGGCCGCGCTGGGGGCGGCGCGTGGTCTGGGGATTGCCCAGATCGCGAGGCAACTCGGCATCTCGCCGAACACGGTCAAGACCCATCTGCGGCACGTCTTCGCCAAGACCGGCGTGCGCAGTCAGGTCGAACTGGCCGGCCTTGTCGCGCCGCTCAGGCTGTTCGGCGCCGAACCGTCCGGCTCTGCGAGCGGAGGCGATGCGGGCAACCTCTGCCGGCCATAA
- a CDS encoding LLM class flavin-dependent oxidoreductase, which translates to MELGYFTMPSHPPECGLKEGHDWDLQTLRWLDELGYQEAWIGEHHTAPWEPHPSPDLLIAQALLQTKNLRIGPGGFLLPYHHPAELANRVAMLDHLSNGRLNFGVAASGLPSDWAMFNVDGMSGQNRDMTREALEIILKMWTDPAPWTHKGKFWTVTKPDTMFDFLKPHIKPQQAPHPPIGVAGLSKNSDTLKLAGERGFIPMSLNLNPAYVGSHWDSVEAGAAKTGRKPSRKDWRLVREVFVADTDEEAWKLSTGDMMGRMMGEYFLPLLGHFGFKDYLKHAPDVPDSDVTVEYCARRNWIVGSPKTVTEKIEKIYQEVGGFGVLLVFGFDYKHKPEAWKHSLDLLKNEVMPKLRHLGAEFEKAA; encoded by the coding sequence ATGGAGCTTGGATATTTCACCATGCCCTCGCATCCGCCGGAGTGCGGATTGAAGGAGGGCCACGATTGGGACCTGCAGACCCTGCGCTGGCTCGATGAGCTCGGCTACCAGGAAGCCTGGATCGGCGAGCATCATACCGCGCCGTGGGAGCCGCATCCCTCGCCCGATCTGTTGATCGCGCAGGCGCTGCTGCAGACCAAGAATCTGCGCATCGGTCCCGGCGGCTTCCTGCTGCCGTATCACCATCCGGCCGAACTCGCCAACCGCGTCGCGATGCTCGACCATCTCTCCAACGGCCGGCTGAACTTCGGCGTCGCAGCCTCAGGCCTGCCGAGCGACTGGGCGATGTTCAACGTCGACGGCATGTCGGGCCAGAACCGTGACATGACCCGCGAGGCGCTCGAGATCATCCTGAAGATGTGGACCGACCCGGCGCCCTGGACCCACAAGGGCAAGTTCTGGACGGTGACCAAGCCGGACACGATGTTCGATTTCCTCAAACCGCACATCAAGCCGCAGCAGGCGCCGCATCCGCCGATCGGCGTCGCCGGCCTGTCCAAGAATTCCGACACGCTGAAATTGGCCGGCGAGCGCGGCTTCATTCCGATGAGCCTCAACCTCAACCCGGCCTATGTCGGCAGCCACTGGGACTCGGTCGAGGCCGGAGCCGCCAAGACCGGCCGCAAGCCGAGCCGCAAGGACTGGCGGCTGGTGCGCGAAGTGTTCGTGGCCGACACCGACGAGGAGGCCTGGAAGCTTTCGACCGGCGACATGATGGGCCGGATGATGGGCGAGTACTTCCTGCCGCTGCTCGGCCATTTCGGCTTCAAGGACTATCTCAAGCATGCGCCGGATGTGCCCGACAGCGACGTCACCGTCGAATATTGCGCGCGCCGGAATTGGATCGTCGGCTCGCCCAAGACGGTCACCGAGAAGATCGAGAAGATCTACCAGGAGGTCGGCGGCTTCGGCGTGCTCCTGGTGTTCGGCTTCGACTACAAGCACAAGCCCGAGGCCTGGAAGCACTCTTTAGACCTGCTCAAGAACGAGGTGATGCCGAAGCTCAGGCATCTCGGCGCCGAGTTCGAGAAGGCCGCATGA
- a CDS encoding DEAD/DEAH box helicase, giving the protein MSFSTTSPPLARALAERNYDQPTPVQTAVLADDAVGRDVLVSAQTGSGKTVAYGLAMARDILGEAKRFERAAAPLALIVAPTRELALQVHRELAWLYQHADGRVVSCVGGMDPRREQRELATGAHIVVGTPGRLCDHLRRGHLDTSELKAVVLDEADEMLNLGFREDMEFILESTPDTRRTLLFSATFPRGIVALAKQYQQDAFRIEVAGDEGGHADIDYRAIRIAPADVEHAVVNVLRFFEAPSALVFCNTRDAVRHLQAALLERGFSVVALSGELTQNERTQALQSLRDGRSRVCVATDVAARGIDLPSLDLVIHADLPNDPEVMQHRSGRTGRAGRKGVSVLLVPPARRRRAETLLDLSGIDAVWGTAPQADEIRKLDHDRMLKDPVFAEESTAEDQVLAQALLAERSVEEIAAALARLYRARLPSPEDIIDPGESRGRSRDDRGRDDARPSRGDDRSERPRSKTGKPSARHGMTEASVWFRASIGRRKNAEARWLLPMICRRGGIDKRDLGAIKIMDTTTEFEVSERVAASFAVKIQRPDKEDSIRIEPLADVPRGHPGSDKRPHAPRRDADHDARRDDRPREAAGPKHRGKPHRDNAAKFGGEPASGKKDKHRNKPDHAGSAVGVTAWPAKGASGKKGKKKRRG; this is encoded by the coding sequence GTGTCATTTTCGACCACAAGCCCGCCGCTCGCCCGGGCGCTTGCCGAGCGCAACTATGATCAGCCGACCCCGGTTCAAACCGCCGTCCTTGCCGACGATGCCGTCGGCCGCGATGTGCTGGTTTCGGCCCAAACCGGCTCCGGCAAGACCGTCGCTTACGGGCTCGCCATGGCCCGCGATATTCTGGGCGAGGCCAAGCGGTTCGAGCGCGCGGCCGCGCCGCTCGCCCTGATCGTCGCACCGACGCGAGAGCTGGCGCTGCAGGTCCACCGCGAGCTCGCCTGGCTCTATCAGCACGCGGATGGACGCGTGGTCTCCTGCGTCGGCGGCATGGATCCGCGGCGCGAGCAGCGCGAGCTTGCCACCGGGGCGCACATCGTGGTCGGGACGCCCGGCCGGTTGTGCGATCATTTGCGCCGCGGCCATCTCGACACCTCGGAACTGAAGGCCGTCGTGCTCGACGAAGCCGACGAGATGCTCAATCTCGGCTTCCGCGAGGACATGGAATTCATCCTGGAGTCGACGCCCGACACCCGCCGCACCCTGCTGTTCTCGGCGACTTTTCCGCGCGGCATCGTCGCGTTGGCGAAGCAGTATCAGCAGGACGCCTTCCGGATCGAGGTCGCGGGCGACGAGGGCGGTCATGCCGATATCGACTACCGCGCCATCCGGATCGCGCCCGCCGATGTCGAGCACGCGGTCGTCAACGTGCTGCGCTTCTTCGAGGCGCCGAGCGCGCTGGTGTTCTGCAACACCCGCGATGCCGTCCGGCATCTGCAGGCGGCGCTGCTGGAGCGCGGCTTCTCCGTCGTCGCGCTGTCAGGCGAATTGACCCAGAACGAACGCACCCAGGCGCTGCAATCCCTGCGCGACGGACGCTCCCGGGTCTGCGTGGCGACCGACGTGGCGGCGCGCGGCATCGATCTGCCGAGCCTCGATCTCGTCATCCATGCCGATCTGCCGAACGACCCGGAAGTGATGCAGCATCGCTCAGGCCGCACCGGCCGCGCCGGTCGCAAGGGTGTCAGCGTTCTGCTGGTGCCGCCGGCACGACGACGGCGCGCGGAGACGCTGCTCGATCTGTCCGGCATCGATGCCGTCTGGGGCACGGCGCCGCAGGCGGACGAGATCCGCAAGCTCGATCACGACCGCATGCTGAAGGATCCGGTGTTCGCGGAGGAGTCGACGGCCGAGGATCAGGTGCTGGCGCAGGCCTTGCTGGCCGAGCGGTCGGTGGAAGAGATCGCCGCGGCGCTGGCGCGGCTCTATCGCGCGCGACTTCCGTCGCCCGAGGACATCATCGATCCCGGCGAGAGCCGCGGCCGGTCGCGTGACGATCGCGGTCGCGACGATGCGCGGCCGTCACGCGGCGACGATCGATCGGAGCGGCCGCGGTCCAAGACCGGAAAGCCATCGGCGCGCCACGGCATGACGGAAGCCAGCGTCTGGTTCCGCGCGTCGATCGGACGACGCAAGAATGCGGAAGCGCGCTGGCTGCTGCCGATGATCTGCCGCCGTGGCGGCATCGACAAGCGCGACCTCGGCGCCATCAAGATCATGGATACCACCACCGAGTTCGAGGTGTCGGAGCGCGTCGCGGCATCCTTCGCCGTCAAGATCCAGCGTCCCGACAAGGAAGACAGCATCCGTATCGAGCCGCTGGCAGATGTGCCGCGAGGTCATCCAGGTTCGGACAAGCGGCCACACGCGCCGCGGCGCGATGCGGATCACGATGCGCGTCGAGATGACAGGCCACGTGAGGCGGCAGGGCCAAAACACCGCGGCAAGCCGCACCGCGACAACGCCGCGAAATTCGGCGGCGAGCCGGCTTCGGGGAAGAAGGACAAGCACCGCAACAAGCCCGACCACGCTGGATCAGCGGTTGGAGTCACCGCGTGGCCGGCGAAAGGCGCGTCTGGAAAGAAGGGCAAGAAGAAGCGCCGCGGCTGA
- a CDS encoding helix-turn-helix transcriptional regulator has translation MNLSGGKIDRILDLIYDAAAENDLWPKALTAIADLVHSEGGILFGKSLTAERVYFDFNGRLSEECSRAYEERHMRNPFALGMEHQPVGQLVLSDSLIAFPELEATSFYDEVLRPQDVAHSGMMALAARHDFRAAFNICQNGRRGPLEPDEQQILRWLSPHLCRSVTLGFQIDGYLAMQHAAFNVLEHLADGVIVLDRKARALFANVAARGMAADGLLRLQQAIATYSTAHSQRLSDLVRAAQQGAAGGTMSLPHHVDGRLLTILVTSIRSKDLGRLSDVGMKNAAVLLFVVDPLNRRSIPLAQIMDAYGLTPAEARVALAASSGNTIVETAQLLKLSPNTIKTHLRRVFAKTATGRQAELAGLITAIGSVRITSGDTAP, from the coding sequence GTGAATCTCTCGGGCGGGAAAATCGATAGGATCCTCGACCTGATCTATGACGCGGCGGCGGAGAATGACCTGTGGCCGAAAGCGCTCACCGCGATCGCCGATCTCGTGCACAGCGAAGGGGGCATCCTGTTCGGCAAGTCGCTTACCGCAGAACGCGTTTATTTCGATTTCAATGGCCGCCTCAGCGAGGAATGTAGCCGGGCCTATGAGGAACGGCATATGCGAAATCCGTTCGCTCTCGGCATGGAGCATCAGCCGGTGGGGCAGTTGGTGCTGTCGGACAGCCTCATCGCTTTCCCCGAGCTCGAAGCGACGTCATTCTATGACGAGGTGCTGCGGCCGCAGGACGTCGCGCATTCGGGCATGATGGCGCTCGCGGCACGGCACGACTTTCGCGCGGCGTTCAATATTTGCCAAAACGGCCGCAGGGGTCCGTTGGAGCCTGACGAACAGCAGATTCTAAGATGGTTGTCACCGCATCTGTGTCGATCGGTGACGCTCGGATTTCAGATCGATGGCTACCTGGCGATGCAGCACGCGGCATTCAATGTCCTGGAGCACCTGGCCGACGGGGTGATCGTGCTCGACCGCAAGGCGCGGGCGCTGTTCGCCAACGTCGCGGCCCGTGGCATGGCAGCCGATGGCCTGCTGCGGCTGCAGCAGGCGATCGCGACCTATTCGACGGCGCATTCGCAGCGGCTGTCCGACCTGGTCCGCGCCGCGCAGCAGGGCGCGGCCGGCGGCACCATGAGCCTGCCGCATCACGTCGACGGCCGGCTCCTGACCATCCTCGTCACCTCGATCCGCAGCAAGGATCTCGGACGGCTCTCGGACGTCGGTATGAAGAATGCCGCGGTGCTGCTGTTCGTGGTCGACCCGCTGAACCGCCGCTCGATTCCGTTGGCGCAGATCATGGACGCCTATGGATTGACGCCGGCGGAGGCGCGGGTGGCGCTGGCGGCGTCGTCCGGCAACACCATCGTCGAGACGGCGCAGCTCCTGAAGCTGTCGCCCAACACCATCAAGACGCATCTGCGTCGCGTGTTCGCCAAGACCGCGACCGGACGCCAGGCCGAACTCGCCGGGCTGATCACCGCGATCGGCAGCGTCCGCATCACGAGTGGCGACACAGCACCGTGA
- a CDS encoding mechanosensitive ion channel family protein produces MSHKLRFAILLLVTLFAAPAVAQPAAKPAQPQPNTSDTLTPEQAKRALETLQDDKKRGEIINTLRAIANASPQAAPQPAPEQSPIPLTADSLGAQLLLMVSEQVTEVSSQVADVARTLTHFPAFYYWFLRTANDPAAYNQLIDIAWKLALVFGCALSAEWVVFRLIKRPVAFLEARLPQTAQVPAQTLAVVDPPSSVADVTPEPELHRRRLSLARAWQSVVRLPFVLGRLVLEVLPVVVFVGVATALLGTEIGDQSTTRLVILAVVNAYAFSRVLICVVRALAGPFGLIRVRAETAAYIEIWARRIVAVGVSGICFANVALLLGLHRAGYAAVLRLVMLVVHLFIVVIILQCRRQVADAIRAPENRTGLAARVRNRVASLWHVLAIALDLALWAVWALNIRNGYSLLLQYFVGTVAVLLVTRLVTMVVLSLIDRGFRISPDLLQRFPGLESRANRYLPLLRKVVATVIALIGFVALLEVWGVDAIVWFYGGQIGSRLISAVVTIGIAALAAAAIWEVANALMDRQINALSREGHFARAARLRTFQPMLRTALFCLITAVVGLTALSEIGVNVAPLLAGAGIVGIAIGFGSQKLVQDLITGLFLLIENTVQVGDAVTVSGLSGVVENVSIRTMRLRAGDGSVHVVPFSAVTTITNASRGAGNAAVSVNVSYKEDTDRAGQILKDIVAEMRQAPEFRAVIRGDLELWGVDKVDGSMVTIVGQIRCTDGGRWSVQREFNRRMKRRFQENGIEIASTGQTILMQLPPPPEVESGATPRRAAG; encoded by the coding sequence GTGTCGCACAAACTTCGCTTTGCGATCCTTCTCCTCGTCACGCTGTTCGCTGCTCCCGCCGTTGCACAGCCGGCCGCCAAGCCGGCGCAGCCGCAACCCAATACCAGCGACACACTGACGCCGGAGCAGGCGAAGCGCGCACTCGAGACACTGCAGGACGACAAGAAGCGCGGCGAGATCATCAACACGCTGCGCGCGATCGCCAATGCGTCGCCGCAAGCCGCGCCGCAGCCCGCGCCGGAGCAGTCGCCGATCCCGCTCACTGCCGACAGCCTCGGCGCGCAGCTCCTGCTGATGGTCTCGGAACAGGTCACCGAGGTGTCGAGCCAGGTCGCCGATGTCGCGCGCACGCTGACGCACTTCCCGGCCTTCTACTACTGGTTCCTGCGCACCGCCAACGATCCGGCCGCCTACAACCAGCTGATCGACATCGCATGGAAGCTCGCGCTAGTGTTCGGCTGCGCGCTATCAGCCGAATGGGTGGTGTTCCGCCTGATCAAGCGCCCGGTGGCGTTCCTGGAGGCGCGGCTGCCGCAAACCGCGCAGGTGCCGGCGCAGACGCTGGCGGTCGTCGATCCGCCGTCGTCGGTCGCCGACGTCACGCCCGAACCCGAGCTGCATCGCCGCCGTCTCAGCCTGGCGCGGGCCTGGCAGTCGGTGGTCCGGCTGCCTTTCGTGCTCGGGCGGCTGGTGCTCGAGGTCCTGCCGGTCGTCGTATTTGTCGGCGTCGCCACCGCGTTGCTCGGTACCGAGATCGGCGACCAGTCGACCACACGGCTTGTGATCCTCGCGGTGGTCAACGCCTATGCCTTCTCGCGTGTTTTGATTTGTGTGGTGCGGGCGCTGGCCGGCCCGTTCGGCCTGATCCGTGTCCGTGCCGAGACCGCGGCCTATATCGAGATCTGGGCACGGCGCATCGTCGCCGTCGGTGTCTCCGGCATCTGCTTTGCCAACGTCGCGCTGCTGCTCGGGCTGCATCGCGCCGGCTATGCCGCGGTGCTTCGCCTGGTGATGCTGGTGGTGCATCTCTTCATCGTGGTCATCATCCTGCAGTGCCGCCGCCAGGTCGCGGATGCGATCCGCGCGCCGGAGAACCGCACCGGCCTCGCGGCGCGGGTCCGCAATCGCGTCGCCAGCCTGTGGCATGTGCTGGCGATCGCGCTCGACCTTGCGCTGTGGGCGGTATGGGCGCTCAACATCCGCAACGGCTATTCGCTGCTGCTGCAATATTTCGTCGGCACCGTCGCGGTGCTGCTGGTGACGCGCCTCGTCACCATGGTGGTGCTGAGCCTGATCGATCGGGGCTTCCGGATCTCGCCCGACCTGTTGCAGCGTTTCCCGGGGCTGGAGTCGCGCGCCAACCGCTACCTGCCGCTGCTGCGCAAGGTGGTGGCGACCGTGATCGCGCTGATCGGCTTCGTCGCGCTGCTCGAGGTCTGGGGCGTCGACGCCATCGTCTGGTTCTATGGCGGCCAGATCGGCAGCCGGCTGATCTCGGCGGTGGTGACGATCGGGATCGCCGCGCTCGCTGCGGCCGCGATCTGGGAGGTCGCCAACGCGCTGATGGACCGCCAGATCAACGCGCTGTCGCGCGAGGGGCATTTCGCCCGTGCCGCGCGTCTGCGCACCTTCCAGCCGATGCTGCGCACCGCCCTGTTCTGCCTGATCACAGCCGTCGTCGGGCTGACGGCGCTGAGCGAGATCGGCGTCAATGTCGCGCCGCTGCTCGCCGGTGCCGGCATCGTCGGCATCGCGATCGGCTTCGGCTCGCAGAAGCTGGTGCAGGACCTCATCACCGGGCTGTTCCTGCTGATCGAGAACACCGTGCAGGTCGGCGACGCCGTTACCGTCTCGGGGCTGTCGGGCGTGGTCGAGAACGTCTCGATCCGCACCATGCGGCTGCGCGCCGGCGACGGCTCGGTGCACGTCGTGCCGTTCAGCGCGGTGACCACGATCACCAATGCCAGCCGCGGCGCCGGCAATGCCGCGGTCAGCGTCAACGTGTCCTACAAGGAGGACACCGACCGCGCCGGCCAGATCCTCAAGGACATCGTCGCCGAGATGCGCCAGGCGCCGGAATTCCGCGCCGTGATCCGCGGCGATCTCGAATTGTGGGGCGTCGACAAGGTCGACGGCTCGATGGTGACGATCGTCGGCCAGATCCGTTGCACCGATGGCGGCCGCTGGTCGGTGCAGCGCGAGTTCAACCGCCGCATGAAGCGGCGCTTCCAGGAGAACGGCATCGAGATCGCCTCGACCGGCCAGACCATCCTGATGCAGCTTCCGCCGCCGCCGGAGGTGGAATCGGGCGCGACGCCGCGTCGCGCGGCGGGATGA
- a CDS encoding ATP-binding protein, which translates to MHDVFAETAPVKLFIQDEGETSQHFIQHLLCVVFGKSEQESIAIIARMVNQSGIECGPFPPAVARALLESAEQLIRDKEQPLSITAEAVDAMRPCDLCESPKSSTKIFRGDGMACLCTDCVLAVRSSSEDLPGDEFRFAVTALDWHFAGLPRNQILTRSRQFPGHMRADVQVAIERLFTAPLHFFGIHEASRYETIDIAALMRGGRNAPAIAPPQYQDVDIGETEPVKCLVNGLWLCRSGELRYTVLLTFHREYGHEPVLRIELAVPTGAAGNGFVQRIFAELEAAVDGARSYRGKILSLEADSNYRGRSQGVAVHRLPTVGRDAVILPERTLRLLDRNVLDFVGNRELLRKLGQSTRKGILLYGPPGTGKTHTIRYLATNLPGHTTLIITAEQVGLLGAYMSLARLLQPAMVVIEDVDLIARDRDEMGSACEESLLNKLLNEMDGLKEDCDILFVLTTNRPEELESALAGRPGRIDQAIEVPLPDESGRGKLIRLYGRGLPLEEPVVDEAVRRTDGVSAAFIKELMRRLAQSSIVRDGGASVTLDDIDRALGEMLFDGGRLNAKLLGGAQGMSAAR; encoded by the coding sequence ATGCACGATGTTTTCGCCGAGACCGCACCGGTCAAGCTTTTCATTCAGGACGAAGGCGAGACGTCGCAGCACTTTATCCAGCATCTGCTGTGCGTGGTGTTCGGCAAATCCGAGCAGGAATCCATCGCAATCATCGCACGGATGGTGAACCAGAGCGGTATAGAATGCGGCCCATTTCCGCCGGCAGTGGCCCGAGCGCTGCTGGAGTCCGCGGAGCAATTGATCCGCGACAAGGAGCAACCGCTGTCGATCACGGCCGAGGCCGTCGATGCCATGCGCCCATGCGACCTCTGTGAATCGCCGAAATCGTCGACCAAGATTTTTCGCGGCGACGGAATGGCGTGCCTGTGCACCGACTGCGTGCTTGCGGTCAGGAGCAGTTCGGAGGACCTGCCGGGCGACGAATTCAGATTTGCCGTCACCGCGCTCGATTGGCATTTTGCCGGATTGCCACGCAACCAGATTCTGACGCGGTCGCGGCAATTTCCCGGCCATATGCGCGCCGACGTTCAGGTCGCAATCGAGAGACTGTTCACCGCGCCGCTACACTTCTTCGGTATCCACGAGGCATCGCGCTATGAGACCATCGACATCGCGGCCCTGATGAGGGGCGGCCGTAACGCACCGGCGATCGCCCCGCCGCAATATCAGGACGTCGATATCGGCGAGACCGAGCCGGTGAAATGCCTCGTCAATGGACTGTGGCTCTGCCGCAGCGGCGAACTGCGTTACACCGTGCTGCTGACATTCCATCGCGAATATGGCCACGAACCGGTATTGCGGATCGAACTCGCAGTCCCCACCGGCGCCGCCGGCAACGGCTTCGTGCAGCGCATCTTTGCCGAGCTGGAAGCCGCTGTCGATGGGGCGCGCTCCTACCGCGGCAAGATCCTCTCGCTGGAAGCTGATTCCAACTATCGCGGCCGCTCGCAGGGCGTCGCCGTGCACCGCTTGCCGACGGTCGGGCGCGACGCCGTGATTCTGCCGGAGCGGACGCTGCGGCTACTCGACCGCAACGTGCTCGACTTCGTCGGCAACCGCGAGCTGCTGCGCAAGCTCGGACAGTCGACCCGCAAGGGCATTCTGCTTTACGGCCCGCCCGGCACCGGCAAGACCCACACCATCCGCTATCTCGCCACCAACCTGCCCGGTCATACCACGCTGATCATCACCGCCGAGCAGGTCGGACTGCTCGGCGCCTATATGAGCCTCGCCCGCCTCTTGCAGCCGGCGATGGTCGTGATCGAGGACGTCGACCTGATCGCCCGTGACCGCGACGAGATGGGCAGCGCATGCGAGGAATCGCTGCTCAACAAACTGCTCAACGAGATGGACGGGCTGAAGGAGGATTGCGACATCCTGTTCGTGCTGACCACCAACCGGCCGGAAGAGCTCGAGAGCGCGCTGGCCGGGCGGCCCGGCCGCATCGACCAGGCGATCGAAGTGCCGCTGCCCGACGAGAGCGGCCGCGGCAAGCTGATCCGGCTCTACGGCCGGGGCCTGCCGCTGGAGGAACCGGTCGTCGACGAAGCGGTCCGCCGCACCGACGGCGTCAGCGCCGCCTTCATCAAGGAGCTGATGCGCCGCCTCGCCCAGTCCAGCATCGTCAGGGATGGCGGCGCGAGCGTCACACTGGACGACATCGACCGCGCGCTCGGCGAGATGCTGTTCGACGGCGGCCGTCTCAACGCGAAACTGCTCGGCGGCGCGCAGGGAATGAGCGCCGCGAGATAA
- a CDS encoding flavin reductase family protein — MTVDAQSFKQAMRHCAGAVALVTVGKEPGNRTGLTVTSACSLSDNPPSVLVCVNRNASAHARILEERAFVINFLNEEHALLALTFSGQKGVNGDDRFGFGRWTAGATGAPVLEDAVAAFDCVLSQQLETKTHSIFIGEVQHVRAATTVDPLIYLRSGFQSVRNIHDPVVLGDLDARRVSWNEFS, encoded by the coding sequence ATGACGGTCGACGCACAGAGTTTCAAGCAGGCGATGCGCCATTGCGCCGGCGCGGTCGCGCTGGTGACGGTCGGCAAGGAGCCCGGCAACCGCACCGGCCTGACCGTGACCTCGGCCTGCTCGCTGTCCGACAATCCGCCCTCGGTTTTGGTCTGCGTTAACCGTAACGCCAGCGCCCATGCCCGCATCCTCGAGGAACGGGCCTTCGTCATCAACTTCCTCAACGAGGAGCACGCGCTGCTGGCGCTGACCTTCTCCGGCCAGAAGGGCGTCAATGGCGACGACCGTTTCGGCTTCGGCCGCTGGACCGCCGGCGCCACCGGCGCGCCGGTGCTGGAAGACGCCGTCGCCGCGTTCGATTGCGTGCTGAGCCAGCAGCTCGAGACCAAGACCCATTCGATCTTCATCGGCGAGGTCCAGCATGTCCGCGCCGCCACCACGGTCGATCCCCTGATCTACCTGCGCAGCGGCTTTCAGAGCGTGCGCAACATCCATGATCCGGTCGTCCTCGGCGACCTCGACGCCCGCCGCGTCAGCTGGAACGAGTTTTCGTAG